One window of Desulfonatronovibrio magnus genomic DNA carries:
- a CDS encoding toxin-antitoxin system TumE family protein — protein MYGIEVVSYGYQYQDINGSLHFRYDNARHKPELQFKEHKHLPGNKIIEAPPSDISELVDEVISFL, from the coding sequence ATGTACGGCATTGAGGTGGTCAGCTATGGATATCAATACCAGGACATAAATGGCAGCCTGCACTTCCGATATGACAATGCCCGTCACAAGCCAGAACTACAATTTAAAGAACATAAGCATTTGCCAGGCAACAAGATCATTGAAGCACCACCTTCGGATATTTCAGAACTTGTAGATGAAGTTATCAGTTTCTTGTGA